In a genomic window of Anomalospiza imberbis isolate Cuckoo-Finch-1a 21T00152 chromosome 5, ASM3175350v1, whole genome shotgun sequence:
- the PICK1 gene encoding PRKCA-binding protein encodes MFADLDYDIEEDKLGIPTVPGTVTLKKDSQNLIGISIGGGAQYCPCLYIVQVFDNTPAALDGTVAAGDEITGVNGKSVKGKTKVEVAKMIQMVKGEVTIHYNKLQADPKQGKSLDIVLKKVKHRLVENMSSGTADALGLSRAILCNDGLVKRLEELERTAELYKGLTEHTKSLLRAFFELSQTHRAFGDVFSVIGVREPQPAASEAFVKFADAHRNIEKFGIHLLKTIKPMLTDLNTYLNKAIPDTRLTIKKYLDVKFEYLSYCLKVKEMDDEEYSCIALGEPLYRVSTGNYEYRLILRCRQEARTRFAKMRKDVLEKIELLDQKHVQDIVFQLQRFVSTMSKYYDDCYAVLRDADVFPIEVDLARTTLSYGQKDTYTDGAEEEGESEREGSGREDANGDKLIDDA; translated from the exons ATGTTTGCAGATTTGGACTATGATATTGAGGAAGATAAGCT GGGCATCCCCACTGTACCTGGGACAGTGACCCTGAAGAAGGACTCTCAGAACCTGATTGGGATCAGCATTGGAGGAGGAGCACAGTACTGCCCCTGTCTCTACATTGTCCAG GTGTTCGATAACACTCCAGCAGCCTTAGACGGCACCGTAGCAGCCGGGGATGAAATCACTGGAGTCAACGGGAAATCCGTCAAAGGGAAGACCAAAGTGGAGGTGGCCAAGATGATACAGATGGTAAAG GGAGAAGTGACAATACACTACAACAAGCTTCAGGCTGACCCAAAGCAGGGCAAGTCTTTGGATATTG TATTGAAGAAAGTAAAGCACCGGCTGGTAGAGAAcatgagctctgggacagcagATGCCCTGGGGTTAAGCCGAGCCATACTGTGCAATG ATGGACTCGTGAAGAGATTAGAGGAGCTGGAGAGGACTGCAGAGTTATACAAAG GCTTGACAGAGCACACCAAGAGTCTTCTCAGGGCTTTCTTTGAGCTATCTCAGACACACAGAG CATTTGGAGATGTTTTCTCTGTCATTGGTGTACGGGAACCACAACCAGCTGCCAGTGAAGCCTTTGTGAAATTTGCTGATGCCCATCGCAACATTGAGAAGTTTGGGATTCACCTTCTGAAAACAATTAAGCCG ATGCTCACTGACTTGAATACGTACCTGAATAAAGCCATTCCTGACACGAGGCTGACTATCAAAAAATACCTGGATGTCAAGTTTGAATATTTG TCTTACTGCCTGAAAGTCAAAGAGATGGATGATGAAGAGTACAGCTGCATT GCTCTGGGTGAGCCTCTCTACCGGGTCAGCACTGGCAACTACGAGTACCGCCTCATCCTGCGCTGCCGTCAGGAGGCTCGCACACGCTTTGCCAAGATGAGGAAGGATGTGCTAGAGAAAATAGAGCTCCTGGACCAGAAGCATG TTCAGGACATCGTGTTCCAGCTCCAGCGTTTTGTCTCCACGATGTCCAAGTACTACGACGACTGCTACGCCGTGCTCCGGGATGCGGATGTCTTTCCCATCGAGGTGGACCTTGCCCGCACCACTCTCAGCTATGGGCAGAAGGACACGTACACAGATGGGgcagaagaagaaggagaaagcGAGAGAGAGGGTAGCGGGAGGGAGGATGCAAATGGAGATAAGCTCATTGATGATGCCTGA
- the SLC16A8 gene encoding monocarboxylate transporter 3 yields the protein MGRPDPEEGQLPAPVKPPDGGWGWIVLLGCFVITGFSYAFPKAVSVYFKELMKDFHVGYSDTAWISSIMLAMLYGTGPVCSIMVNQFGCRPVMLIGGLLASAGMILASFTTNIIELYLTAGVLTGLGMALNFQPSLIMLGTYFDKRRPLANGLAAAGSPVFLSSLSPLGQVLLEKFGWRGGFLIMGGLLLNCCTCGAVMRPLDMGMKRKMGKAQDKYEAKEMLPIGGKSEEGISTTDGTKKGKKAKKKPKKGKKLLDFSIFSNRGFIIYTISKFILVLGLFVPPILLVNYAKDTGVPDTEAAFLLSIIGFIDIFARPACGMVAGLKWVRPHVAYLFSFSMLFNGLTDICSARASNYTGLVIFCVFFGISYGMVGALQFEVLMAIVGSQKFSSAIGLVLLIEAFAVLIGPPSAGRLVDALKNYEVIFYLAGSEVVLSALFLGVASYCCLNRGKKEPPPENNPAVGGGSDTEEAESDVQEAEEHSSDNHQPAHSTDNAMVVANEEANHVAEEQRGEGGGCPAGDGEVLARDGCNADQMVERDSF from the exons ATGGGGAGACCTGACCCAGAAGaagggcagctcccagctcctgtgaAGCCCCCGGATGGTGGCTGGGGCTGGATCGTGCTCCTTGGCTGTTTTGTGATCACCGGCTTCTCCTATGCCTTCCCAAAAGCCGTCAGTGTCTACTTCAAGGAGCTCATGAAAGATTTCCACGTGGGCTACAGTGACACAGCCTGGATCTCTTCCATCATGCTGGCCATGCTCTATGGGACAG GACCAGTATGCAGCATCATGGTGAACCAGTTTGGCTGCAGGCCTGTGATGCTCATTGGCGGGCTGCTAGCTTCTGCTGGGATGATCCTGGCATCTTTTACCACCAATATCATTGAGCTTTATCTGACAGCTGGTGTGCTGACAG GTCTGGGTATGGCATTGAACTTCCAGCCCTCACTGATCATGCTGGGCACCTACTTCGACAAGCGTCGGCCTCTCGCCAATGgactggctgctgctgggagccctgtcttcctctcctctctctctccactGGGGcaagtgctgctggagaagtTTGGTTGGCGAGGAGGGTTCCTTATCATGGGGGGCCTTCTGCTTAACTGCTGTACTTGTGGGGCAGTCATGAGACCCCTGGATATGGGCATGAAGAGGAAGATGGGGAAAGCTCAGGACAAATATGAAGCCAAGGAGATGCTGCCCATAGGAGGGAAGTCAGAGGAGGGAATCAGCACCACTGATGGAACcaagaaaggcaaaaaagccaagaagaagcccaagaaaggaaagaagctTCTAGATTTTAGTATCTTCTCCAACCGAGGGTTTATCATTTACACCATTTCAAAGTTCATCCTGGTCTTGGGTCTCTTCGTGCCCCCCATATTGCTGGTCAACTATGCCAAGGACACAGGCGTACCGGACACAGAGGCCGCGTTCTTGCTCTCCATCATTGGTTTCATAGACATCTTTGCCCGCCCAGCCTGTGGCATGGTAGCAGGGCTGAAGTGGGTCCGCCCTCATGTGGCATATCTGTTCAGTTTCTCCATGCTCTTCAATGGCTTGACAGACATCTGCAGTGCCAGGGCGAGCAACTACACGGGGCTGGTCATCTTCTGCGTCTTCTTTGGCATCTCCTACGGCATGGTAGGGGCACTGCAGTTCGAGGTGCTGATGGCCATCGTTGGCTCCCAGAAGTTCTCCAGCGCCATTGGGCTGGTCCTACTCATCGAGGCTTTCGCCGTGCTCATCGGCCCACCCTCTGCAG GCCGCCTGGTCGATGCTCTCAAGAACTATGAGGTGATCTTCTACCTGGCGGGCTCAGAGGTCGTGCTCTCCGCCCTCTTCCTGGGCGTTGCCAGCTACTGCTGCCTGAACCGAGGGAAGAAGGAGCCTCCCCCAGAGAACAACCCCGCTGTGGGAGGGGGGAGCGACACCGAGGAAGCAGAGTCCGACGTGCAGGAAGCCGAGGAGCACAGCAGCGACAACCACCAGCCAGCCCACAGCACTGACAATGCCATGGTGGTGGCCAACGAGGAGGCCAACCATgtggcagaggagcagagggggGAGGGAGGCGGCTGTCCCGCAGGGGATGGGGAGGTGTTGGCACGAGATGGCTGCAACGCTGACCAGATGGTGGAGAGAGACAGTTTTTAG